The following DNA comes from Rosa rugosa chromosome 5, drRosRugo1.1, whole genome shotgun sequence.
AATGTGAGTTATACGCTATCCGTGCTGGCCTTGATTTGCTTGCCTCACTTCATATTCagaatgttgttgttgaatcCGATTGCACTGAGGCAATAGCGGAAGCCTTGTGCCCTGATCATTCCTTGCTAGGAAATGGTGGTCTTGTGGATGACATTAAGAGAGCTGCAAGAACTATTTCTTTGGTCCAAATCCAGTATGCACCACGTTCTTGTAATACGGTTGCCCATAGGCTTGCAGGTATAGGCTTTGAGGCACAAACTAGCACAATTTGGCTTGATCAGATGCCTAGCTGCATCATAGATGTACTAAATGAAGATTGTAAACACCTCAATTGAGGACCTTCTTAATGAAAGatcacttattcaaaaaaaaaaaaatgaatatctAACATGGCCATTACTTTTGCATATCTGgtcctcattttttttaatgGAGATATAAAAAGATTCGAATAGAAATAGCATCTATTTTGACAAGAAAGCAGATATTTTTATGAACTGAAAGTATACTCCTGTGATATTTTTTCCGGTCCTCAAAATAAGTCTTGATTGCTGCTTCTTACTGAACCCAGTACAGAGAATGAGAAAAATGTACAGTGTTGTGAGGTATAAGAACAAGAAGCTATGATTTAGGCAAGAATGGGCTAGGTACCTTCTGTAGGCAACGATTTATGGAAAAAACAAATTGATTTGCAAAGACCCTTTGACAAGAGTAATAAGGTGTTAAGGAGGTAACTCATACCAACAGACACCAGAACAGAGAAGACCCACTATAACTAGCCAATTAAGCAATAATACTGTGGTGTTCTGATACTCTTTTATGTctaaatttttttgttctttctaaACCAGATAATAGAGTTTCttagatagagttgtacatgtaAATCAAAAGTACTGTATAAGAAAAACACTTTAAGCGTACTAGATGCTTTGCACACAAGAAAATCACTCAGGTAAAGTAACCTTGCTCAAACATTCAATACTGAAGTCATTCATCTTCTAGCATAAGTTGCTAGTGCATTATGTTTACGCTTATCATTACCACTATACCACGCCTCTCCTTTCTGCATATCACTGCCACGTTGTACCAACTATGACTATATATAGCAGGAAATTAAAATATTACAGtattttcttgtttcttgtgTCGTAGAAAGGCGTTGCACTTCAGTCCTTTGCATCTGCAATGCCTCCTGCAGTTATCTGGAAAACGTTCGTTTCTGTCAAGAATAACAACACATATAGGCCTACCCTAGTCATGATACATGCAGTCTCAGTTATAGGATGGTGCAAGTAATGATAAAAGTCATAAAGTATAAAGCAAATGAGAAGGATATTGCTTCAGCCTCAGGCAGGTTTGGGGCATCAAACACCTTGCAGACACGCTGTTCCCCTTTGCCTTTTCTAAACATGAGCCTTATGGTTGCTGCATGGGCGAGCACATGACCTCCTGCTGGTTTCTTTGGATCAGATATGAACACTCCACCACCGGGGTCAGCTATCACTGCACAGTAATCAGATTCACTGTGAGCCTCTAACTTACATGCATCAAATTACTATAAGATCCACTCAAAGATTTTCacttaaaaaaattattcatgATTGAGCTCAAAAGGGTCTTTGAATTTGGTCCATGACCAATTACCTTGGTTGGTCATATAGACAGCAACATTGAATTCCTCAGCAATCTTTATTAATCGGGAAAGCATCTGTGCAAGTTTttgctgaagaagaaaaataaagaggAAGGCCATAAGATTAAAATGAGTCTATATTTTATTTGGTCTCAAAGATATAAATGATAGTATATGAGCCTATGTATTGCAGGGAATCTGTGAAACTGACCTGGCGATCTGCAAGCTCTCCTCTCCCAGTAAAATCAACACGAAATAGAGCAATCACCGAGTCCACAATCTGAAACACATGAACACATAGAAGTCAATCTTCCAGGCCTGTTGATAGTTGTACCATGACAGAGTTCTGGCAAGTAAAGTACTGAAGTCTTTACCAGAAGTCTGAATGGCTCTTCAGCCATTTTTGCAGCTAGACCAAGAAGCAGATTATACTGATGTTCATATGTAAAAGCACGAGCATAAACGATCTTTATGCAGTCACAGAAAATGTCAAGGTTAGTTCACAGTCATCACTAATTCACTATCATTTGTTCAAGTGAAAGTGTATGTATAGATTGAGGATTACATTGTCGAGAACAGCTCCTGGGTCCAAGCCGAATCTTTCAGCTATAGGTATAATTCGTTCAGGCCGGCTGCAAGTGCATTTAGTTAAGAAGAAAACATTCTTATATTGGTGGTATTGATGAAGATAATTCTTGGTCATCCTTTGTTGATAAAAAGCTACATGAAACATTAGTTGGGATGGACATAAAAAAAGGATACAATGTTCCCTCAGTATCAATGTAAGCAACCTTTCCATTCCCTCCATGCATGTTAGTAGGAAGCTGAAAAGTGCCAAATAAGCTCAGTCAGCAAGGCTTGATGTGTATAATGTGATATTTGAATCAAACTGCATGTTCAAGTATGGAAATCTTAGGCTAGCTACTAGTGTATTATTCAAGAAAGACCACATATGGGATGCACAGTTGTAAAAGCAGTATTGGCATTCAATTGTACTTGGCATGGCACTGCAGCAGTCCAAAACCCACAATTATCACTTTTTCAGTAACATGCTTCTCAATGGTGTATAATTTTTCTCTTAATCAAACTGAATGATATGCAAGATAACTGAAAATCACAGTCAATGTAAACTTAACATTTCACTACTCAAATGCCAGACTTTTAGAAAAAGACCACAACAGAATTGTGCACAATGATGGCATGATTTCCAGTATGCTAAGACAGTCACAACTtaaggagagagagacaaaaCCTGTGTAGTTACGCAGAGTGTGTGTGCAAGCTGTGTTTTCCCAGACCTGAAATCAGTGTTTAGGTTTAATACTGGACAACAGTAATACTCGAAGAAACATTTCAGATTATGGACACCACTGATACTCAAAGAAACAGTGCTCACCGAAATTCCCCAAAGGCTTCTGTGATTGCTAGAGTTTCAACCCCTCCTGCAATTTTATTAACAAACGAATCAAATGATAACAAACTATTGAGCATAATAAACGTTAGATTGAATAACTAATAGCACAAGATTACCGCCTAATAGTTCATCAAGTGCTTGGCTCCCAGTTGTAATGCGAATCACAGACTTCCTCTATGCACCAAAACAAAAGTCAACTTCTGAGGTTCACATTCATCCCCCCAGTAAATAGCTTTCAAGACTGCATTTACTTAAGCCAGCTTAAAACCACAAACAACTTTAAACTTACTCTGGTTAGAGCATCACTTCCAGTTATATATCCAAAGTTctgaaaaagagaaaacaattATGAAAACCGAGAAGAAACTTACCACTCAAAAAACTTCAGAAAATCTAGATAAACATTTCAGATTGTGGCAAGGTTTAAGCACTAACCACTATCTTCTCAGCAGCTTCACAAATCTTATCAACTTTGGCCTCAGATAAGCCTTTAATTCCAGTCAAGTTCTACCAAACAACAATCACGGTAAGGAAATCCAACTTGAACATTTACGGTTTCGAAAAATTAGAGGTGAAATTCGCTTTACCTTCTTGGTGTGCATCATCAAACCATTGCAGGTGTAGATCCCAGCGTCCTGAAGCTTCTTAACATCTCCGGCATTGATTCCCTGAGCAATCACTGCACACAAAAACTCATTGCTCCATTACAACTCGTATTTAGTCACTTCCGAAGCAAATTTCGCTTAAAATTTCAAGTCTAACCTTAAAATCGTGAGCAAAACACACTCAATTTCTACGAAACCAGAAAAACTAAGCAAATCCATCGGAAATTTGAAAATCGACTGAAAATCCAGTACAGCTCGGAAACCGAGAAAGACCGAAGCAGTTTTGTGATCATCGAGAAGTTCAATTACCAGTGcgaaatcgaaatcgaaaattGAAGTATGTAAAGGGAAATCGAATGGTTGTGAAGCTTACGCTTATCGATGGCTTCGAAGAGGTCGTCTTCATCGTCGATGTCTTCGCGTTCGACGAGCTGCATCTGGCTTTGATCTTCGGCTCTGAGGACCAAGGCAGAGAAAGGTTAGGTTATTTCAAAGTGAAACAAGGCTATACGATCCgaattgaagcaaatagagagaGGAGGTTGCAGATCTGTGACTTACTTCATCTTCGCTCGCTGTGGTTTAGGTTGACGAAACGGCGACGTGTGGTTGTTTCCGGAGAGTGGAAAtcttagagagagaaatgggagggtggagagagagagtgagtatctgaaatttgaattttagaGGAATGGGAGGGGATGTCAATTTATAGAGCGGGAATGGACCCAAACGATGGCGTTTCAAACGTATGTATCATAAGTTACTTGCATGATATATGTGACACCAAAGAGCTGACATATCTGAGTAAATACATGCAgaatttacatcaaaaactgaaaagtgaaaacttgGTGCTAATACTTAACAAAGCAATGTGAAAGGTAATAACGTGTACAGGAAACTCAGGTTGGGTAGAACTGTAAATTCAGTTAATGTGTATGCATATTTGTACTCGAGCTTAAGAACACAAACATACCTGGAGCAGCAGCCATTGTGAATGATGACGAATTGATCTTCCTTACAGTAATGCACTTGGTTGGTTCTCCTCTGAGCTATCCTTGATGAGAGTTCTCTAATGGGCAGAGCAATGTATTCTCAAATGCAGGTAATGATAGCTAGAGCAGGGACCAAGTGGTTCCTTATATAGGCCAATGAGTCTAGGTACCTTCCCATAAAGGTTTCCTATACCGATTAGCAATAGGAACAACATTCCTGATTCATGTACATAACCTAATGCATTGAGGTATGATCAATTATGTATGTTCCCTCAATAAACTGGGAATCCTAATTGAAATATCAATGACAAGTCTGATTGCTTGTTCTACATCAAGAGTAGCAAGTTGCTTGTTCCTTAAGTTGACATTGATAAGTCCAAATAATCTTAcagtctcccacttggactatcatTGTTCAACACAGCAAGAATGCTACTTAAGTCAGAT
Coding sequences within:
- the LOC133709903 gene encoding meiotic recombination protein DMC1 homolog, with the protein product MKAEDQSQMQLVEREDIDDEDDLFEAIDKLIAQGINAGDVKKLQDAGIYTCNGLMMHTKKNLTGIKGLSEAKVDKICEAAEKIVNFGYITGSDALTRRKSVIRITTGSQALDELLGGGVETLAITEAFGEFRSGKTQLAHTLCVTTQLPTNMHGGNGKVAYIDTEGTFRPERIIPIAERFGLDPGAVLDNIVYARAFTYEHQYNLLLGLAAKMAEEPFRLLIVDSVIALFRVDFTGRGELADRQQKLAQMLSRLIKIAEEFNVAVYMTNQVIADPGGGVFISDPKKPAGGHVLAHAATIRLMFRKGKGEQRVCKVFDAPNLPEAEAVFQITAGGIADAKD